The following coding sequences lie in one Trichoderma breve strain T069 chromosome 1, whole genome shotgun sequence genomic window:
- a CDS encoding fungal specific transcription factor domain-containing protein encodes MPGILPMKVIKVGNSAQSRIAQACDRCRSKKIRCDGVRPTCSQCSSVGFECRTSDKLSRRAFPRGYTESLEERVRALEAEVRELKDLLDEKDEKIDMLSTMHGNIHGGPRRRPSVTSMATPVSPDSAKDSPTIKEDTFRVQATQLLLGVENSDSYFMGSSSGRAFIASLKRKMQDSGKPCSDFTPDAFLHIQGCTPLVAKMSEQPSRVPPRLFSDRCVNVFFQEWAPLFPVLHKPTFLRIYEEFVNDPERVKCNYKLAQLYLVFSLAGLSSEAPDIQQVAACEYQWTKALESLMLENTMNTLQCLVLALLYCTVRADYRRLQHYKCIAVGLSHRLGLHQSQKRFSFGALTLETRKKVFWTLYALDTMTAAITGLPKLLKEEDVQAEYPSDTDDEYVTEKGFQPTLPGEYTRISSALALFRATRILARVLDKVYPAAASYDLSLQQISAFEAELDGWYDDLPAHLRLNFAHGKPSTDVTGSRSPLLALTYYYIRTLIYRPVVGSNLGPKAAPALISISESSKHIIQISQLLEERSMSFSFCMNKCDLLAVCALTLLYQAIDLKRDSKLLREDERLVNDVLQTLRKNQSPGFVDLERAASVLITVTDPSGPAAMNKHVRKPSVATGSRRASPPTSYPKQQNSPPLGQFPTSASDTDLTRHQDKARWMGNMADLQGSNGEERQHSASRMSRLSPNAQARQNLDYLSLNDTPFTNKHATSPTSMPAQTSAKTPNMTGADWEALVGSMDSGMNNVYDVIYGGASIEAAMAGHSTGSEWSPDSWDLSNFNIGEFGNNPAPPQSVLSMSDESLSSGEEVSPSELGLGLGSIDYGKQLQGVNYHNGEFSTNGLHGLSL; translated from the exons ATGCCGGGCATCCTGCCTATGAAAGTTATCAAGGTGGGCAACAGCGCCCAGAGTCGCATCGCCCAAGCCTGTGACCGGTGTCGCAGCAAAAAGATCCGCTGTGATGGCGTCCGGCCGACATGTTCACAATGTTCCTCAGTTGGCTTCGAGTGCCGCACAAGCGACAAGCTGAGCCGGCGTGCCTTTCCGCGTGGATACACAGAGTCTCTAGAGGAGCGGGTTCGTGCGCTCGAGGCAGAGGTCCGCGAGCTCAAGGACCTGCTGGACGAGAAGGATGAGAAAATCGACATGCTCTCTACGATGCACGGAAACATTCATGGCGGACCACGACGGAGGCCTTCAGTCACATCCATGGCCACTCCGGTATCACCAGATTCCGCAAAAGACTCGCCCACCATAAAAGAAGACACCTTCAGAGTGCAAGCTACACAATTGCTTCTCGGCGTCGAAAATTCCGACTCGTACTTTATGGGCTCATCCAGTGGGCGCGCCTTTATCG CCTCTCTCAAGCGTAAGATGCAAGACAGCGGCAAGCCCTGCAGTGACTTTACCCCAGACGCCTTCTTGCATATCCAAGGCTGCACTCCACTCGTTGCCAAGATGTCGGAACAGCCATCAAGGGTCCCTCCTCGGCTCTTTTCAGACAGATGTGTCAACGTCTTTTTCCAAGAATGGgcccctctcttccccgtTCTTCACAAGCCCACTTTCCTCCGTATCTACGAGGAGTTTGTCAATGACCCAGAGAGAGTCAAGTGCAACTATAAGCTTGCCCAGCTctatctcgtcttctctctcgcagGCCTCTCGTCAGAGGCTCCAGACATTCAGCAAGTTGCTGCATGCGAGTACCAATGGACGAAAGCCCTAGAGTCCTTGATGCTGGAAAACACCATGAACACACTGCAGTGTCTTgtgctggctctgctgtACTGCACCGTCCGAGCCGACTATCGTCGTCTCCAGCACTACAAATGCATCGCCGTGGGTCTGTCTCACCGGCTAGGCCTGCACCAAAGCCAGAAGCGCTTCTCTTTTGGCGCTTTGACCCTCGAGACTAGGAAAAAGGTCTTTTGGACACTGTATGCCCTGGACACCATGACGGCTGCCATTACTGGCCTTCCCAAACTGCTAAAAGAAGAGGATGTCCAAGCGGAGTATCCATCCGACACTGACGATGAGTACGTGACGGAGAAGGGGTTCCAGCCCACACTGCCGGGAGAGTACACGCGCATCTCCAGCGCTCTAGCTCTCTTCAGGGCAACCCGCATCCTCGCTCGTGTCCTCGACAAGGTGTACCCTGCAGCGGCAAGCTATGACCTGTCGCTACAGCAGATTAGTGCCTTTGAGGCTGAATTAGACGGCTGGTACGATGATCTGCCGGCTCATCTGAGACTCAACTTTGCTCATGGCAAGCCATCGACAGATGTCACTGGCAGCCGGTCACCTCTACTG GCACTCACATATTATTATATTCGCACCCTCATCTATCGCCCCGTCGTTGGCTCCAACCTCGGGCCCAAGGCTGCACCTGCGCTGATCTCCATCAGCGAGTCCAGCAAGCACATTATCCAAATCTCACAGCTTCTCGAGGAGCGAAGCATGTCATTTTCATTCTGCATGAACAAGTGTGATCTTCTCGCCGTGTGCGCCCTTACCCTTCTCTACCAGGCCATTGATCTGAAGCGTGACAGCAAGCTGTTGCGCGAGGATGAGCGGCTGGTCAACGATGTCCTTCAGACCCTTCGCAAGAACCAGTCGCCTGGATTCGTGGATTTGGAACGAGCCGCGAGCGTGCTCATTACCGTTACTGACCCATCAGGGCCAGCGGCGATGAACAAGCACGTCCGCAAGCCGTCGGTGGCGACTGGCTCCCGTCGCGCATCACCCCCGACGAGCTATCCCAAGCAACAAAACTCCCCACCGCTGGGCCAATTCCCGACTTCAGCAAGCGATACTGACCTGACGCGACACCAAGACAAGGCTCGCTGGATGGGCAACATGGCGGACCTCCAAGGTTCCAACGGAGAG GAGCGCCAGCACTCGGCGTCGCGGATGTCTAGGCTTTCCCCGAACGCGCAGGCAAGGCAGAACCTCGACTACCTTTCGCTCAACGACACTCCTTTCACAAACAAACACGCCACATCCCCAACCAGCATGCCGGCACAGACA TCAGCCAAGACGCCCAACATGACTGGTGCCGACTGGGAGGCGCTGGTCGGATCCATGGACAGTGGAATGAACAATGTTTATGACGTGATCTACGGAGGCGCCAGCATCGAAGCTGCCATGGCGGGACACTCGACGGGCAGCGAGTGGTCACCAGATTCATGGGACCTGAGCAACTTCAACATTGGTGAATTTGGCAACAACCCGGCGCCGCCGCAGAGCGTGCTCAGCATGAGTGACGAAAGCCTCAGctcaggagaagaagtgtCACCTTCAGAACTTGGACTGGGCCTCGGAAGCATTGACTACggaaagcagctgcagggGGTCAACTACCACAACGGCGAATTTTCAACAAACGGGCTGCACGGGCTGTCTTTGTGA
- a CDS encoding glycerophosphoryl diester phosphodiesterase family domain-containing protein has protein sequence MTASERQPLMSPFHRGITAPKAAKWASAIVSRHDPSRFIPQTIAHRGFKASFPENSMAGFRAAVEVGAHALETDVHLSKDGVVVLSHDPSLKRCFGVDLLIKDCTWSYLSSLRTLKEPHEPLPRLVDLLEYLVSGPETEKIWVLLDIKIDDKPEDLLRAVACTFTEVSSATPWDERIVLGCWNATFMKAALAFLPGFPLAHISTSLYYSRHFLPIPNLGFNMFQLLLVGPLGGWFLSKAKSASRPVFAWTVNSPKWMEWCIRKNIPNPKLDSSTPNPVFIDGVITDDPRLFLQVCSRVEDDLDGKTSSSSAVTRRPNLSVVLGSLTSGLRTTCGILFINVFATSFFWYRRLQGRVDKFDVGFFKNFQT, from the exons ATGACCGCTTCGGAAAGGCAGCCTCTGATGAGTCCCTTCCACCGCGGCATCACCGCCCCCAAAG CTGCGAAATGGGCATCTGCAATTGTCTCTCGCCATGATCCCTCGCGGTTCATCCCGCAGACCATTGCCCACCGAGGCTTCAAGGCTTCGTTTCCCGAGAACAGCATGGCGGGGTTCCGGGCGGCCGTTGAGGTTGGCGCCCATGCGCTGGAGACGGATGTGCATCTTTCCAAGGATGGTGTTGTGGTGCTTTCACAT GACCCTTCGCTCAAACGATGCTTTGGCGTCGATCTCCTCATCAAGGACTGCACCTGGTCCTATCTCTCCAGCCTTCGCACTCTCAAGGAGCCCCATGAGCCGCTGCCTCGGCTGGTGGATTTGCTAGAGTATCTGGTGTCTGGGccggagacggagaagattTGGGTCTTGCTGGACATCAAG ATCGACGACAAGCCCGAGGATCTGCTGCGAGCCGTCGCATGTACCTTTACAGAAGTATCATCCGCAACTCCATGGGACGAACGCATCGTTCTAGGATGCTGGAAC GCCACATTCATGAAGGCCGCCCTCGCCTTCCTCCCCGGCTTCCCCCTCGCCCACATCTCAACCTCCCTCTACTACTCCCGCCACTTCCTCCCCATCCCCAACCTCGGCTTCAACATgttccagctcctcctcgtcgggCCCCTCGGCGGCTGGTTCCTCTCAAAGGCCAAATCCGCCTCCCGCCCCGTCTTCGCGTGGACCGTCAACAGCCCAAAGTGGATGGAGTGGTGCATCCGCAAAAACATCCCCA ACCCCAAACTCGATTCCTCCACTCCAAAtcccgtcttcatcgacggCGTCATCACCGACGACCCAAGGCTCTTCCTCCAGGTCTGCTCCCGCGTCGAAGACGACCTCGACGGCAAgacgagctcctcctccgctGTCACACGTCGCCCGAATCTCAGCGTTGTTCTTGGCTCCCTGACCTCCGGACTTCGTACTACATGcggcatcctcttcatcaacgtcTTCGCTacgagcttcttctggtaTAGGCGGCTTCAGGGCAGGGTGGACAAGTTTGACGTTGGCTTTTTCAAGAATTTCCAGACTTGA
- a CDS encoding plus-3 domain-containing protein, with protein sequence MADIDDELLALAGGDSDEEGSVSASREASASPPPASDDDMPKSPETKSKRRSKQDESEDEGEASDAPSHNSLESASMDESDSDTEPAHGASRSTTAPGANDDDKYPVDGMFMSEAEKAEIMAMREVEREQIIADRISEIERQRQNRLLRQMVNNVEIEERKQVKKKRSADTELEDGARRASRPKTGKGSESAIDSLRRARAEKARRQEDRERRRDGMSPHGRESREPEESDDDFGQSRNRSPEKAAARELPPPELRDFDRVRLGRNEFAQVCSTPGFEAAITGCYIRIALGAHPETGIEQYRMALIKGFTTGRPYALNGPQGSFVTDQYVKATHGKAVKEFPFIAASGGQFTEGELNRYKVTCHNDGVTLPTKDFLVDKIDDINALINHKWTNEEIKARLAKRNELRKRFDPQERQRLANLAEEAAQRGDDQRAEELQEELEKLGRERLAFKTSLGPSKNPEATKASSEQDRLAERNRENRRLNQEAVRKAQLKEKAKAREIEMALKRGEVISEDYSRRLRTKAKFVHDVNEKVGEKPEAPKDGAGAATNGAKGPSSSQILPHLAKLQEKHYSETKGLPTIHKPIMDDDVIGALDLEIDVEI encoded by the exons atggctgatatcgacgacgagctcctTGCTCTTGCGGGCGGTGACTCGGATGAGGAGGGATCTGTGAGCGCGAGCAGAGAGGCGTCGGCGTCGCCGCCACCAGCCTCAGACGACGACATGCCTAAGTCACCCGAGACCAAATCGAAGCGAAGGTCAAAGCAGGATGAGTCGGAAGATGAGGGTGAAGC ATCCGATGCCCCTTCACACAACTCCTTGGAATCAGCTTCGATGGATGAGTCCGACTCTGATACCGAGCCTGCGCACGGCGCGAGCCGTTCTACCACTGCCCCGGGGGCCAACGACGATGACAAGTATCCTGTTGACGGCATGTTTATGAGCGAGGCCGAAAAGGCTGAGATCATGGCCATGCGAGAAGTAGAGCGCGAGCAGATTATTGCGGATCGAATCTCTGAGATAGAGCGTCAGCGTCAGAATCGCCTGCTACGACAAATGGTCAACAACGTCGAGATTGAGGAGCGCAAGCAGGTTAAGAAGAAGCGTAGCGCTGATACCGAACTCGAGGATGGCGCTCGTAGAGCATCGAGACCGAAAACGGGCAAAGGCAGCGAATCGGCGATTGATTCCCTTCGCAGGGCGCGCGCTGAGAAAGCAAGACGGCAGGAGGACCGAGAAAGGCGGAGGGATGGCATGTCGCCGCATGGACGCGAATCGAGAGAGCCAGAGGAGAGCGACGATGACTTCGGACAGTCGCGCAATCGCTCGCcggagaaggctgctgctaGGGAGCTGCCGCCACCCGAGCTTCGTGATTTCGACCGAGTCCGCCTTGGTCGCAACGAGTTTGCGCAGGTGTGCTCTACTCCTGGCTTTGAGGCGGCTATTACGGGGTGCTATATCCGCATCGCTCTGGGGGCCCACCCTGAGACAGGCATTGAGCAATATCGCATGGCCCTGATTAAGG GATTTACAACCGGCAGGCCATACGCTCTAAACGGTCCTCAAGGCTCGTTTGTCACTGATCAATACGTCAAGGCCACCCACGGCAAAGCTGTCAAAGAGTTTCCTTTTATTGCGGCGTCAGGTGGCCAATTCACAGAG GGTGAATTGAATCGATACAAAGTGACATGCCACAATGATGGTGTCACATTGCCCACGAAAGATTTCCTGGTAGACAAGATTGATGACATCAATGCGTTGATCAATCACAAGTGGACGAATGAGGAGATCAAGGCTAGGCTGGCAAAACGCAACGAGCTTCGCAAACGATTTGATCCACAGGAGCGCCAACGACTTGCCAATCTTGCCGAGGAGGCCGCCCAACGAGGCGACGACCAAAGGGCCGAGGAGCTGCAAGAAGAGTTAGAAAAGCTCGGCAGGGAGCGCCTTGCCTTTAAGACAAGCTTGGGCCCATCCAAAAACCCAGAGGCCACCAAGGCGTCGTCAGAACAAGACAGACTGGCGGAGCGTAACCGAGAGAATCGTCGCCTGAATCAAGAAGCGGTCCGGAAGGCTCagttgaaagaaaaggcaaaggcgcGAGAAATCGAGATGGCGCTCAAGCGCGGCGAGGTTATTTCCGAAGACTACTCGCGACGACTTCGAACAAAGGCCAAGTTTGTGCACGACGTCAACGAAAAGGTTGGCGAGAAGCCGGAGGCTCCAAAGGACGGCGCGGGAGCAGCGACCAACGGGGCTAAGGGCCCTTCATCGTCACAAATACTGCCGCACCTGGCCAAGTTGCAAGAGAAGCACTATTCAGAAACTAAAGGCCTGCCGACTATTCACAAGCCCATtatggatgatgacgttATTGGggcgctggatctggaaATTGACGTAGAAATTTGA
- a CDS encoding ubiquinone biosynthesis protein COQ7 domain-containing protein — MASIRLARLASSFCKHLIPAASRPLSTSAVLRATTSSTPESSASNSTKKLKPLTQEQRDYLSSALRVNQAGELAATLIYSAQSPIIVRKHPHLRPLMAHMYDQEAVHFSTFNSLIHKHRVRPTALYPLWSVLASGLGWSTAIMGREAAMACTEAVETEIGNHYNEQIRSILEMIAEWEAQGYDVSGEIKQLVDTLRRIRDEELEHLDHAVENDARKAEPHWLLTNVIRAGCRGAIWVSEKV; from the exons atggcttcaattcGCCtggccaggcttgccagcagcttctgcaaaCATCTAATTCCTGCTGCATCTCGCCCTCTCTCCACCAGTGCCGTCCTCCGAGCTACCACATCTTCAACTCCCGAGAGTTCAGCCTCCAACTCTAcaaagaagctcaagccGCTCACCCAAGAGCAGCGCGACTATCTTTCCTCAGCT ctccgaGTCAACCAAGCCGGCGAACTCGCCGCAACCCTCATCTACTCCGCTCAGAGCCCCATCATCGTCCGCAAGCACCCCCATCTCCGCCCTCTGATGGCGCACATGTACGACCAAGAGGCCGTTCACTTCTCAACCTTCAACAGCCTCATCCACAAGCACCGTGTCCGACCCACGGCTCTCTACCCGCTATGGTCCGTCCTCGCCAGTGGCCTCGGCTGGtccaccgccatcatgggcCGCGAGGCCGCCATGGCCTGTACCGAGGCCGTCGAGACTGAAATCGGCAATCACTACAACGAGCAGATCCGCtccatcttggagatgattgCTGAGTGGGAGGCGCAAGGATACGATGTCAGCGGCGAGATCAAGCAGCTGGTGGACACCCTACGTAGGATACGAGATGAGGAGCTAGAGCATCTAGATCATGCGGTGGAAAACGATGCCAGAAAGGCAGAACCCCATTGGCTATTGACAAACGTGATAAGGGCCGGTTGTCGTGGCGCGATATGGGTGAGCGAAAAGGTATAA
- a CDS encoding ergosterol biosynthesis ERG4/ERG24 family domain-containing protein: MATRYSLRQTPRKKELFDGMVETPKKQSSRARQSSQAPEAADIVESVEPAAPRERITRRRTAKFIENLDEDDIKPLNGTANGHANGHANGYTNGSANGHANGHANGHSNGHANGAPNGKDAIHTNGNSEGHMVDGWKPGQDPKIDYSGEFEFGGSIGTGFMMLFFPILMWYMWAGATFYNGKFPSRTPGQSWAEFGTHLVDLVWTNAFPHSKAWIWYWSYLIFEGACYCLLPGVWGKGKPLPHAGGKQLDYFCNAYASLYTTFAVLGALHFSGIWPLYTALDEFGPLLSVAICSGFIVSFVAYFSALWRGKQHRMTGYPVYDFFMGAELNPRMFGILDFKMFFEVRMPWYFLLILSLGAAARQYEQYGYVSGEVMFLVMAHYLYANACAKGEELIITTWDMYYEKWGFMLIFWNLAGVPLSYCHCTLYLANHDPATYRWNRYALVVMYGAYLFWYWVWDSCNSQKNRFRAMEKGNLIKRNTFPQVPWQTLKNPKTIKTPQGTILVDGWYGLARKIHYTSDLWFSVSWGLITGFESPFPWFYPVFFGCMIAHRAHRDITRCRAKYGEAWLEYERQVPYLFIPYVI; this comes from the exons ATGGCGACCCGATATTCGCTGCGCCAGACTCCTCG GAAGAAGGAGCTCTTCGATGGCATGGTTGAaacgccaaagaagcagtCTTCGCGCGCTCGCCAGTCCTCACAGGCCCCCGAAGCCGCAGACATCGTAGAGTCTGTTGAGCCCGCCGCCCCTCGCGAACGCATCACCCGCCGTCGCACCGCCAAGTTCATCGAGAActtggatgaagacgacatCAAGCCCCTCAATGGCACTGCCAACGGTCACGCAAATGGCCATGCCAACGGCTATACTAATGGCAGCGCCAACGGTCATGCCAATGGACATGCCAATGGACATAGCAACGGACACGCCAACGGCGCGCCGAACGGAAAGGATGCGATCCACACAAACGGAAACTCTGAGGGTCACATGGTGGACGGCTGGAAGCCAGGCCAGGATCCCAAGATCGACTACTCGGGCGAATTTGAGTTCGGCGGCTCGATAGGCACCGGGTTCatgatgctcttcttccccatccTCATGTGGTACATGTGGGCTGGCGCCACCTTCTACAACGGCAAGTTCCCCAGCCGCACTCCCGGCCAGAGCTGGGCTGAGTTCGGAACTCATCTGGTCGACCTCGTCTGGACCAATGCATTCCCCCACTCAAAGGCATGGATTTGGTACTGGAGCTACCTCATCTTCGAGGGCGCGTGCTACTGTCTTCTTCCCGGTGTCTGGGGCAAGGGCAAGCCTCTTCCCCACGCCGGTGGCAAGCAGCTCGATTACTTCTGCAATGCCTATGCCAGCTTGTACACCACGTTCGCCGTCCTGGGTGCCCTGCACTTCTCCGGCATCTGGCCCCTCTACACGGCCCTCGATGAGTTTGGTCCTCTGTTGTCGGTTGCCATCTGCAGCGGCTTCATTGTCAGCTTCGTCGCTTATTTCTCTGCGTTGTGGAGAGGCAAGCAGCACCGTATGACTGGCTACCCCGTCTATGACTTCTTCATGGGCGCTGAGCTGAACCCTCGCATGTTTGGTATCCTTGATTTCAAGATGTTCTTCGAGGTTCGCATGCCCTGGTACTTCCTCCTGATTCTCAGTCTCGGTGCGGCTGCGCGTCAGTATGAGCAGTATGGCTACGTTTCTGGCGAGGTCATGTTCCTCGTCATGGCTCACTACCTCTATGCCAACGCCTGCGCCAAGGGCGAGGAGCTCATCATCACGACTTGGGACATGTACTACGAGAAATGGGGCTTCATGCTCATTTTCTGGAACCTTGCTGGTGTCCCTCTGTCTTACTGCCACTGCACCCTCTACCTGGCTAACCACGATCCCGCCACTTACCGCTGGAACCGCTACGCCCTGGTCGTTATGTACGGTGCCTACCTTTTCTGGTACTGGGTGTGGGACAGCTGCAACAGCCAGAAGAACCGCTTCCGTGCCATGGAGAAGGGTAACCTCATCAAGCGCAACACGTTCCCCCAGGTCCCTTGGCAAACCCTCAAGAACCCCAAGACCATCAAGACTCCTCAGGGCACCATCCTTGTCGACGGTTGGTATGGCCTTGCTCGCAAGATCCACTACACCTCTGACCTTTGGTTCTCCGTCTCCTGGGGTCTAATCACCGGCTTCGA GAGTCCCTTCCCCTGGTTCTAccccgtcttcttcggatGCATGATTGCCCACCGCGCGCATAGAGACATCACCCGCTGCCGCGCCAAGTACGGCGAAGCGTGGCTCGAATATGAACGACAGGTTCCCTATCTCTTCATTCCT TACGTCATCTAA
- a CDS encoding ATP synthase subunit C domain-containing protein, with amino-acid sequence MATELCPVYAPFFGAMGCTCAIVFTCLGASYGTAKSGVGIAAMGVLRPDLIVKNIVPVIMAGIIGIYGLVVSVLISDGLKQDLPLYTGFIQFGAGLSVGLAGLAAGFAIGIVGDAGVRGTAQQPRLFVGMILILIFAEVLGLYGLIVALLMNSKASQDAVCA; translated from the exons ATGGCCACCGAACTTTG CCCCGTCTACGCG CCCTTCTTTGGTGCCATGGGCTGCACCTGCGCCATCGTCTTCACCTGCTTGGGTGCCTCATACGGTACTGCCAAGTCTGGTGTTGGTATTGCCGCCATGGGTGTCCTCCGCCCTGACCTCATCGTCAAGA ACATTGTCCCTGTTATTATGGCTGGTATCATTGGTATTTACGGCCTCGTCGTTTCCGTCCTGATCTCCGATGGTCTCAAGCAGGATCTCCCTCTCTACACTGGCTTCATTCAGTTTGGTGCTGGTCTCTCTGTCGGTCTCGCTGGTCTCGCTGCTGGTTTTGCCATCGGTattgttggtgatgctggtgtcCGAGGAACTGCCCAACAGCCCCGTCTCTTCGTCGGAATGATTCTGATTCTTATTTTTGCCGAAGTCTTGG GTCTGTACGGTCTCATTGTTGCTCTGTTGATGAACTCCAAGGCCAGCCAGGATGCTGTCTGCGCATAG